The Chelonia mydas isolate rCheMyd1 chromosome 20, rCheMyd1.pri.v2, whole genome shotgun sequence genome includes the window TTAAGGGGGAACCTGCCGCATACAGAGGGAGTCACAGCATGGGGGGACGGGTGGGAGGACACTAGCTTGATCGAGCGTCCTGTCGCTGCCCTGAATGTGAAATCCTACTCGGCTGCTGGGCTAGCGGCTGGTTCCTTCTTGGTGTGGGGTGCCGGCTttatgtggggcaggggggcggatggaggggggggggggatttcagcACCTGGGTTAGTCAGGGGTGGCTGGTCCCATCCCTTGGCCCAGTGTGATCCGGGGGAGGCTGTAACACGGGGCTAGCACCTGTCTTGTGCGGCGTGCCGGAGAGGGTGGGTCTGTGCCCCCGTGGCCGGGAAGGCcggttggggggcggggcggggggtaggaTCTGGGCACGACCGGCCCGCAGGGAGGGTGAGTGACTAGGATCTGGATTTGTCTCTGGGTGACACCTGAACCGGgctatggggcctttcccctctagggggcactggctccgAACCTGCCCGAGGGCgggggtgctggctggctgccctggggGTTGGGGAGTTCCTTGTGTCTCCCTCCAGCGTCTGCTGGGGTTGGACGTCCCGAACCATCAGCCCCATAGACTGTGCCTGCTCTGGAGTGTTCCCTGGTGGGTGGGGCTGTGTTGGGTGCGAGGGAGGGATGGTGCCACGCTCCTGCCTTGGCTAACAGCTAGCTCTGGCATTAAgaatccagaggtcccaggttcaatcctcaGCCCTGGCCAATTGCCCAGTGTGCAGGGGTTACCCCTGCTGGGTCTCTGGGTGGCTTTTCCTGTCCCCTGCAAATCTCGTTCACTCTTTGCCTTGCTGACCCACCTCTGtgtcctcctccccagctgcagaCCTTCCACGTCCCATCTCCGTGCCATACCTACCAGGATCTGACCAGCGGGGTCCCCATTGCGCAGGTCCTGCACAGGATGTAAGTACCGGCCTGCAGCCCCCAGAGACAGGAGTCGTCTAAAGCTAGAGTGGGTGGCAGGGCTgattgggtgggtgggggtgctgcTAGACTGGGGCTCATCCCTCTCTGACCAGACCCGGGGGCAACTGGGCTTGGATCTCTGGTGCTTTGGGCTCCCGGGTGGGGGGAGGATTTTGGAGCAAGGGGCCTGTAGggagggcagagtggagctgacAGGAAGCCTGTGCCCACATCTGCCCCTTGTCCCAGCAAGATTCCAGATCCCTGCCTACGGCCCACCCTGGGCGTGGGCGGCCAGCAGGGAAACCGGATCCTGCCCCGAGGTGGCAGCTGCTCCAGTCAGGCCAGGAATTCCCCCCCATTCCACATCCCCCCCCATTCcgccctgccctgtcccttcctCCCTTTCAGAGACTCCTCTTGGTTCAATGAGACCTGGCTGCTGCGGATCAAAGACGACACCAGCGACAACTGGAGGCTCAAGGTAACTGGCTTGAATGTGGATGGGGGGAGAGTTTTAAACCATCTCTtcacccccccccgtcccctgccacCCCAATTGTGAAGGCCCTGGTATCCTCTCAAGCAGGGCTGGGTGTGGACAGTCTCaatctgttcccattcccccggGACTGTAGGATCTGGGAGGCAGGAGGTTGCCATGGGGTTTGGCGAGCACGAAGTGACTGaatcccctccccactctgcagCTTCCCAGCAGGCTGTTCCCATCCTCTTTGGGGGCTTGGCTGCCCCTCACCCTGCTTACGAGCCAGCCATGGTGCTGCCTTGTGTGCCCTTCCCAGGCCGAACGCCCACCTTGCAGTCCCCTGCTGAGCGccggtctggtctggtctggcaGCTGCCTGAGCCGAGTTGTGGGTTCTCAGCCCTGCCCGCAGTGAGATCAGCGTCAGCCCagttggagggggcgggggggttctgCCTGGATCTGGTGCGTGTGGCAAGAGAACCCTGCAACACTCTCTCTTCCAGGTGAGCAACCTGAAAAAGATCCTGCAGAGCGTGCTGGAGTACTCCCAAGATGTGAGTGTCCCCGAGGGAAGCGGGGGGGTGGCTATTAGGTGCCctacggtagcacctagagggCTCCGGCTGAGATCAGCCCCCTGCCTTGCGGAGCTCATGGTCTAGAGTCCtacaggatgggaggggaaactgaggcacacagggaaagcaacttgcccaaggtccatggcagagctgggactagaacccagatgtcctgattcCTAGCCCATGCCCTGTGCACTAGACCACGCTGCCCtttctgatgggggggggggggtattctAACAGCCCCTGGATGGTGCCCTCACTCACCCTGTATGTCTTGAGGTAGGTTTAAAGTGTCTGTTTTCCTCTGGGCGCCTCCTTGCCCCAGTAGGCCTGGTCCCGGGGGGGCTCTGTAGCTGGCTCTGGTAGGTCAGCCTGGAAGCCCCAGTCTGGTGGGTCTATGCACCGACCCCCTTGGGCACTGGCTTGAGCACAtagggaggaggggcaggtgtctgtggggggcagggggtgtctctgGGCCCCCTTGCTGCCTCCCCAGAACCCTCCATCTCTCCCCCAGGTCTTGGGTCACCAGATCTCAGAGCGCCACCTGCCAGACGTCAACCTGATCGGGGAGTTCTCGGACACCTCAGAGCTGGGCAAGCTgctgcagctggtgctggggtgtGCCATCAGCTGTGAGAAGAAGCAAGGTGTGAGACTACGGGGGCTTGGCTcagtgtgggggagaggcaggtgGTTACTCcctgccagggggtggggtgtcCTTGCATGTGATTTTTGGAAGGTGCCATTATGGGGTCCCCAAAAAGCAGCATGATCCTCCCCCCGCCTAAGGGCTCCATGGTCTCCATGtgcagagtcccctcccacaaaCTAGCTCAGAtctcccccccctccttcctcccaggacagacccagctccctctgcctgtTCCCCAGTGGCATGGCtagtgctggggaggggattgaatccctcccctcccccccccaggaacCCCAGGGGAGGTGGCTGGCAAAGGAGCCTTCTCCTTGCTGAGCCTGAGCATGTGGCCTCCCCGCGTTCCCCTCCCTCaatcttcctccccctccccgcagcacagGGATCCCCCTGTGGAATTAccctgggggctgctgctctgtgcctcctgCCCTCAGCCCCACGGCGCCTGGCACAGAGGCCTCTGACGTTGGCATCTGTGCCATGTGGGTTGGGAGCCTATGtggcatgggggggcggggggctggcctCCATACCTCTGGGATGGGGGTTGGCCCCCACGCTGTGCAGGGGGAAAGGGGCTCATGCTGGAGGAGAGGCTGGCGTGGTTGGGGGGCGGGtggaagaggggcagggactcagccactgcccttcctccatcccagagcacatccagcagatcatgaccttggAGGAGTCCGTCCAGCACGTGGTTATGGCTGCCATtcaggaggtgagctggggccggccAGCTGGgtcgggagagtggggtgggggggcttgctgggggatgggggggctcgCTGGGGCTGGCACTCATGGGTATGAGACTGATGCCAATGGTGCtcctccctcccgacccgcagccccttgctctctcaccccccccaaaTGCAAACCACTGTGGAGCTGCTGCCTGGCTTTGTGCTGGCCCATCTGCTTCCTGCCAGCCGCCTCCTGAACATCTGTAACCTTTTCTCTCCTGCAGCTGATGACCAAGGACCCGTTGGACACGCTGGCCTCCGAGACGTACGGCAACTTCGATAGCCAGgtaccgtgcctcagtttccccacctgtaaaagagGGGAGAATTCGGGGGCCATGGCTGTGACTTGCCAGGAGGGGGTGGAGCATCTCTGGCTCCAGGGCTCCTGATCCCCGCCCCTGGTGGGAAAGGTGCTGTGCTGGGATCTGTCTGTGTGATCCCCTTCTCTAACGTCACCCCCTCTGTCCTGCAGTCCCGGAAGTACTATTTCCTCAGCGAGGACCTGGAGGAGCCGGATGACATGCAGCAACGCTGCCAGGAACTGGAGCAACAGGTGGGCTCCTCACTGgcttggctctgggctgggggcagccagAATTAATCTCACCCGGCTCAGGCCTGGGGGGTTGGCTAGCTGGCTTCAAAAGGACCCCAGGCAACGCAGCTGTGTCTTGGCCCAGCCCCCAGAGGGTCAGCTGCCCTCTTGGCTCCAGACCCTTGAGTCTCCAGCTGAAGTTGTAGGGGCTCCGGGCGTCCCCGGTTTgatccctgctgcagcagctgtcgCGCGGGCCCAAGGAACCCGCCTGCCCACCCACCAATGGTCCCGTCTGTGCTCTCTGGGTGTCTCCTCTCCGGCTGGCTTGTGGTTGCAGTGTGTCTGCTCTGGGGCTGCGTGGTGTGTGGGCCTCTGCATCTCTCCCCACCCAGTGGTGTAGCTCTTCTGCTTTTTGGAGCTGGGTATgttttgggaggggtggggcgggTTATCCGACGGGGGCTAGATCAGGTCTGGCGTGATGTAAATGAGATTGTCAGGACCCCTGAGTTCTCTGTACGgctggggccctgttgtgcttgGTTCTGTACGTACGTTGAGCAGAGACAGCTGCTCAATCTACATAGCCGAGCAAAGGGTGGGGTGAATGGATGGACTGTTCTCCCGGCTtcagaggagggaaactgagacagagatgaagtgactccAATAGGGAGGcggtagcagagccaggaatcgaaCCCAGGCCTTCTGGTGGGGGTGCCCTCAGCACAGATTGCGTGGCTGGGTTCTGTTGTTTGGCTCTGCCGCTGAGTGGCCGGGCAACCCTGGCCATCTCCCTGCCCCTCGGGGGTCCAACATGGCTACGGCAGAGCCAGGCGTCGGGTAGCAAGTGGCTGGAGAGACCCGGTATTAGCAGCAATATGCCAATTGGGCTCTTGTTTACCTTCATCCTCTAATATGAGAACGGATCCTCAACGATGTGAAGGCAGCaaactgaactggggggaaggaAACCCAGCTCTGTTCTGGGTACGCCTCCTGCagcaaggagttccccaggtaGCTGAGCCTCTGTAGCCATCCTAGCGGTTTGTCAGCTTTGGGGCACAAGATCCCAGCTGGGTGCGTGCGGGAAGGTGTCTGACTCCAGAATGAAGAGGGCTCCTGGCTGGCTCTAAAGCCCCCGCTACTGACCAGGATAGATGGGGAATCCTCGCTCCCCGGTTACAGAGTATTGGGGTGGGTTTCCACTTCGGATGCCCATATAGCAAGAGCCTCCCCCATTGCGGTGCAAAGTGCAGTGGTCCCCCAGCCACCCACTCTCCATAAACCGCCCCCTTTGCTCCCGTAAGGTGCTAACGTATCCCTGGAGACGCAGTTCCCCTGCGGGAAGGTGAGTTCGCCGTtcgcccccacccctctctctcccctgcagtaACAGAGCTACTGACAAAGCTGCACACCCCGTCGTGTTCGTTTCCTCTGCATGAGCATGTGTGTCATGGACCTGCTTGAAACGGCCCTGGCGCGGCTCACTTACCTACTCACATCCTTCCAGAGCTCTGGGCTCCAAACTGTCTTCCCCTCTCTGCAGAGTCGGGGGCGTCGACGTCTCTAAAAGCATACTGCTGAATTATTGGGGTTCCAAGGAAGGGGACTAGAATTATCTGAGGCCCTGGGAAAACTCTGTGGAAAGAGCGGGATGCTCCTCAGTGATGAGATGCAGTGAGAGGGGGGCTGTGATAAATCGAATCTAAAATCCCTGGGGTAGAGAAGGGAGTGTCTGTTCTCCCTTCTCCAGAAGCACCAGAGTGACGGGGCGCTCGGATTTGAATTTATGGCCGTCCAGTTTCGCAGATCAACAGAAAGGTGCTCTTTCCCAGTCGTTGGCCTGTAGAACTCGCTGCCACATGATGGCATTGAGGCcaagagctgggcaggaatcGGAAGCATCCAGTCCCCTCTTGTGTGTCTAACAAGGGTAGCCAGAGTTAGAGCAGCTAGGGCCACTCCTCCCTAGCTGTGGAGGGCATCCAGTATCTGGGGTTCACCTACTCAAGGCACATGCCAGGCAGCCTGCCGTGTCCTCTGCCCTGGGCGTGACCCCCTGGAGAGCTGTGACCCTGCCCTGAAAGGGTGGGAGTGCCTTGATTTTGTATCCCCATCTGTTGTTTTCATAAAGGGGTACAGCCCACCCCGCCACCTCTGCTTAGACGCCTTGAGTCAAGGACCTAACTCGGATGCCAGGCTTAGGGGAGCTCTGACCCCCTTGGGAGAGCTGGTATCCCCCCCCGCCTGGAATCTACTCCTGTGGGTGGGGGGCTCCAGCATAAGTGTGGCCATAGACAGCCTGAATCCAGGATACCAGGAAGCCCGGGACCACACAGCTGAGTCCCGAGCCATCCCCCCGCGCTGGTAGGTACGACACTCGAGGGCCCCACTGTAGCGTGGAAGCttcacaaattctgcattgcaaagGCCCagtctgagcacagggctgggagccaggactcctgggttccctccccagctctgactGGTCTCAGGTGTGCCCTTTCGGGAGCCCCGTTTACACTAGTGCACAGAGCATGGGGTGGGCGGAAGCCGCTGGCTCTGGGACAGCACCGAGTCCAAAGGCTCATGTCCTGAGGGAGGGCCGAGGGGTATCTCCTGGGCCCTGCAGGGGGGGCTGTCTGCCTGTCCCCACTGGCTGGGGGGGTCTGACTCCCTCTCCCGGCCCGCAGATCTCCCTcctgatggaagagaagaacaCCCTGACCCTGGAGAACAAGACCCTGAAGGAGCAGAAGAACCGGCTCGAGTCAGATACAGGTGGCAAGAAACTGCTCTTGCTGCAGGCTCAGATCacgcagctgcaggaggagactTTCAGGtgggtggctggcagggggagtggggcctaggggttagagctgggagccagggctcctgggttcggttcccagctctgggaggggagtggtgcctaggggttagagctggggagccagggctcctgggttcggttcccagctctgggaggggagtggtgcctaggggttagagctggggagccagggctcctgggttcggttcccagctctgggaggggggtgctgTTGAAGGGTTAGAGctggggagccagggctcctgggttcggttcctggctctgggaggggagtgaggcctaggggttagagctggggagccagggctcctgggttcggttcccggctctgggaagggagtggggcctaggggttagagctggggagccagggctcctgggttcggttcctggctctgggaggggagtgaggcctAGGGGTTAGAGCTGGGGAGCTAGGTTCAGTGTCTTGTCTGGGGCTGCCCACCCCCCGCAGGCTGGAGAGCGGGAAGGAGGACTTCCGCACACGCTGtgaggagctggagagggaggtGCAGGAGCTACAGCATCGGAACGAGGCGCTGAGCAGCCTGGCCGAGGAGGCCCAGGCCCTGAAGGACGAGATGGATGTGCTGAGGTGAGAGCCCTGGGTCTGATGAGATTCCCCCCCTCACCTGCCCAGCAGGTGGGTAACCACAGCATCCTAAGACTCTGAGggtgtgagggtggggggaggtaacCCTCATGCCCCAGGGCAAGGGTCAGGCAGGAAGTCTCCCCCTGCGGGATTCTGATGCAATCTCACTGGTTAAGGGCATGTTGTTCTCTCCTCTTTTCCTACCCCCGGCGTGTGCACAGGAGCACTCCACATTGAAgataagagcctactactgctagCTAACAGAGGAGCCCCTCCAGCTCCGGAGGGAGCGGCTGAGTTTATGGTGCCAGGGATTCTTGGTtagattccccacttgccagaTGGGGCTAGAGGCGCGGCTGGCACACTGAGCTAAGCAGGGCTCCGTGCTCTCGAGTTGGGTTTGCTGGCCTTGGACCCAGCAGCTGTTCAAACCACCccacgctctgggtgtccctaaatctctgggACAGGGAACAGAGCACCTGAGAATGGCTCTGCTCTCTTCGTTCCCTCTAAAGCAGAAGACTGGCAGGCGCCGGACACCCCACCatcgaaatgccgccgagaaacaGCAACGTGTTTTGGTGGGTGGTATTTCAGCGGCGCGGTGTCCTGTGGGCGCACAAAAATGCCCCGGCGGGCACCATGGCAGGGACCGCTGCTCTAAAGCTTCTGGCACCGGCCGTTGTCGGGAGACAGGctaccaggctagatgggccgttggtctgacccagtgtggccgttctccCTGGAATGGAGAGCATGCCGCGGTCCTCacagggactcctgggttctgatcctggctctggggggcactggggtccagtgggttagagccggggggtgagctgggagccagggctcagcGTATTCTTCCCCCAGCCCACTCCCAATGACCCGGTGATCTGCTGCAGCCACAGAGGAGGGCCTAGAACTTGCACGTACAGTGGCAGCCCCACTGGGTGGCACTAGCCGGGCCCCTGGCTGACGGCCGAGCTCCTTCCGCCCCCGGCAGGCACTCGTCGGACAAGGTGGGCAAGCTGGAGGCCGCGGTGGACACGTACAAGAAGAAGCTGGAGGACTTGGGCGACCTGCGGCGGCAGGTGCGGCTGCTGGAGGAGCGGAACACTGTCTACATGCAGCGCACCTgcgagctggaggaggagctgcgcAAGGCCAATGCCGTCCGCTCCCAGCTGGAGACCCACAAGAGACAGgtgggtggcggggctggggctctccgggcagagtggggggctggCGTCTCCAGCAGAGGTTCTCCCCACTTCTCTGCGGGGTGCGAGGGGTTTCCCTGATCTGCTGGCGTCCCAGCTGGGGGGTCGAGGTCTGCACCCAGAAGCTGTGGCTGCGTCGAACCCCATCCCTGTCGCCCCACAGGTGCACGAGCTGCACAGCAAACACTCGGAGGAGGCCTTGAAGGCCGAGAAGTGGCAGTTTGAGTTCAGGAACCTCAAGGAGAAGTTCGAGGCGCTGGTGAAGGAGAAGGAGGTGAGGccgggagcggggtcagggggtgtctagtggttaaagggggagacggggggggttgggggctgggagtTGGAATTGCCCGGtatccccagctccgggaggggagtggcacATAGCAGTTAGAGCCAACCGCCTGGGCGTGGGGAGTCCCAGGTTTGGGAGCGAGGCGATCCTGCTCTCCGCCTGGGTGAAGGGTTCTGCTGACCCCCGCTGCTCCCTCACCCCGCAGCGCCTGATTGAGGAGCGGCACTCCCTCCGCGAGGCCAACGAGGAGCTGAGATGCATCCAAGTGCAGCAGACGTACCTGAGCCAAGCAGGTGGGTGCAGCTGTGCTGGAAATGAAACAGTCTGGAGCTgtgcgggggctgggggcgggagcagcagctgcctctcctgcctggcctggagcagggagaggacagacGTAACGAGATGTCTGTTCGCGCCTCTGAGCtggttcaggctctctgcagactcaggcagccaTCCCTGCACTGGGGCTTCTTCAGGCTTCCCTTGAAGCCGTAAGTGCTGGGAAACTCTCAGAAGTTGCCTCTGTTTGGAGGGTTGGGGGAGGCCCCTCAGACTTTTGGGGATCTGACTCACAACACCCAGGGTCTGACTTTCCCAAGGTGCTGAGCGCCCACAAACGTGTGATGCCTAAAAAGCTGTCAAACCTCTTGCTCTAACCGCAGTTCAAACCAAACCCGCTGTCACAGGGCCTCGCTGTAATTCAGAGCCCTTACAAACCGCAGCAGGCCCAGAGCTGGAGACGCAGCTACCAACACCCCCGATGTAGCCTCAGACAATTAGCTGAGATCAGGAATAAAGCCAAGTACAGTCAAGGCCTTGGTCAGAGGCTGCGTTTCCACATGACTCGGCTCCGCTCCCTAGGCCAGGAATCTGCACAGCCAAGAACGTGATGTTTTGGTTTTTTCTCCTTCCAAGCTGCGTTGTCGTCCACAAACTCGTGGCAACCTTGTGTCTGAACTTTACACTCGACAGCTTATCAGCTGATGGAAGGCGAGTGGTAACAAGCAGGGCACATCCACCTCGATTCGTTCCTGAGCACGGCGTGTTCCCACTGGGAACGTTCCAGCTCCCGTTTCGTCGGCTGGGTGCGAGGGACTGGAGAATGGAATTTGAGCCAGCTCCTTGTTGGAAGCGTCTGTTatggggctggtcaaaaatttttggtcaactttttttttttttttttggtggagaaGGGGAGTTTGGgcaaaacaaatttgttttggGACATGCACCTGCTTTCCGTGGGAAAATTGTGTATTGCCGTCAAACTAGGCGGATTGGCTGTACCGCCATGGTGCCTTGTGGGAGCTGAAGTTTGGTTTCCTCATGTCCTcgttctcctctatgggctgaGCTCCttggacttcatctcccatgatgcacccgCCCGCCCTCTCCATGAGGCGAGGTCAAGGTGCATCATAGGGATGTGGGCCAGCTGCGGAACCTGGCcaagagagaagaatgaggacGTGTAGATATagttctttttccttattttcctccatgggctgggctccccagccagcctaCTTCTCTGACTATGCATCCCGATCTCACCTCATGGGGGCAGGTGGGTGATATGCAGTCCCATCAGGGAGTGTGGCCCGAGTGGTAGAACAAGGcaccagaactacaactcccatggggCACTGCAGTGGCACTtctaaatctgaaatattttggccaaaccTCCTGAAATTGTTAATCTATTTTAGTTcaaactcctccctgccccaaccctggggtggggagcccattttctgaccaactctaattcattgggttgtttttttttaactgtgatacagaatctgtggaactcattgccacaagatattgaATTCAAGAACTGTATCCCATTCCTAAGTGAGCCCCCCATGCTACCGCACAttaacttgggggaggggggacactaGGAAAGAGACCCTTCCCCACATAAGCAAGATTTTCATAACTCTCTGCTGGGGGCGGGCATTCTTACTCTttcctccctggcccctgccagccaTGTCCTGGGCTCAACTTTCTCCCACTGAACGGGGGGCGTTGTTCCAGCTTCCTGAGTGGCCTATGCTACTAGCCcagagcaggaggctgctggTTGTGATCCTAGCCTGGGATCTCTGCGTCCCTAGTCCCAGCCGGGGGCAGAGGAgaatccctctccccccccctcaaTGCTCGGGGCTAGTAGAGCTCTGCCAAGTCAGGGCtggtccctgctcctccacacaaaacccccccacccccttcctcttgCAGATGCCTTGCTGGACGGAGTCTCTTCTCCCATGGACAACCTGGCCGCTGAGATCTTGCCGACTGAACTCAAGTAGgctcccaccctggagccctcggGCTAGAGGGGTGTGGTGTCTATTGGCACCTCTAGGCCACCGTACCTGGGGGGGGGCTGTTCCTGTCAAGCCCCCGGTGTGTTGCGTTTGCAGAATCTTGCTAGTCCCCTTTGCGGGGAGGGTCTCTGCTGCCGACCTTCAGGCTCATGAGCTGTTCCCAGCTGTCTGCGCAGCCAGGAGTAAAAGGGTTAAATTCCTCGGGGTGGTGACtctttgggctggggggggcaaatGGACTGGAGCAGGCCAACGCCCGCCTGGCCCAGGGGCATGATGCCTGCCGTGTCACTGCACAGCCGGGCTCCTGGTGCCCACAGCAGGGAGGGTAACCCCCATGCCATGGTGGCCTTGCCCCAGCAGGGGGGCGAGGGGCAGCTCTTAGCACTGCTGCACCTCCCACCTTAGTGAGGGgtctcccagcctccccccccccccgcccccggggttGCTGGGGcgtccccaaacctctgcccgGGCTGGCTGAATTAGCTCCTGCAGCCTCCCTGTCTGGTGCTGCAGAGGCCTGTGAGTAGCCAAAGGGTGGCTTGGAGATGCCCCAATGAggagctgcagcccctgggggactACAGGTTCCAGCATGCAATGCTGTTTCTCAGTCCAAGCCAGTGATTGGCTCTTGGGTTGAGATGCAGcgttgcatgctgggacttgtgGTCCCCCAGGAGCTGCACCTGGGCCAGCAGGCTGGGGGGCCCCTGGGCCATCTGCCCTCCTGACCTGACCCCTCTCCCCGACCCCAGGGAGACCATCGTGCGCCTGCAGCACGAGAACAAGATGCTGTGCGTGCAGGAGGCGACGTACCGGCAGCAGCTGGCcgagctgcaggggcagctggaGGAGTCCAACCGCACCAAGAA containing:
- the HOOK2 gene encoding protein Hook homolog 2 isoform X1, with amino-acid sequence MVLVDRGARRPDCAWPRGAAGAMSVDKAELCGSLLTWLQTFHVPSPCHTYQDLTSGVPIAQVLHRIDSSWFNETWLLRIKDDTSDNWRLKVSNLKKILQSVLEYSQDVLGHQISERHLPDVNLIGEFSDTSELGKLLQLVLGCAISCEKKQEHIQQIMTLEESVQHVVMAAIQELMTKDPLDTLASETYGNFDSQSRKYYFLSEDLEEPDDMQQRCQELEQQISLLMEEKNTLTLENKTLKEQKNRLESDTGGKKLLLLQAQITQLQEETFRLESGKEDFRTRCEELEREVQELQHRNEALSSLAEEAQALKDEMDVLRHSSDKVGKLEAAVDTYKKKLEDLGDLRRQVRLLEERNTVYMQRTCELEEELRKANAVRSQLETHKRQVHELHSKHSEEALKAEKWQFEFRNLKEKFEALVKEKERLIEERHSLREANEELRCIQVQQTYLSQADALLDGVSSPMDNLAAEILPTELKETIVRLQHENKMLCVQEATYRQQLAELQGQLEESNRTKNRLETQQRLHQQQISELKAQVEELQKALQEQGTKAEDAISCLLKRKLEEHLEKLHQAHSELQKKREYIEDLEPKADSTNARKINELQECLKKKDEDMKAMEERYKRYMDKACTVIKTLHPKQQPSKAPPEIQALKNQLQEKEVKIHHLETNLEKTRSQREQEEKLIISAWYNTGMALHQQATEERSATSSSAQSFLAQQRQATNARRGHLGRTQPLLAKYGDKPPQLH
- the HOOK2 gene encoding protein Hook homolog 2 isoform X2, whose protein sequence is MVLVDRGARRPDCAWPRGAAGAMSVDKAELCGSLLTWLQTFHVPSPCHTYQDLTSGVPIAQVLHRIDSSWFNETWLLRIKDDTSDNWRLKVSNLKKILQSVLEYSQDVLGHQISERHLPDVNLIGEFSDTSELGKLLQLVLGCAISCEKKQEHIQQIMTLEESVQHVVMAAIQELMTKDPLDTLASETYGNFDSQSRKYYFLSEDLEEPDDMQQRCQELEQQISLLMEEKNTLTLENKTLKEQKNRLESDTGGKKLLLLQAQITQLQEETFRLESGKEDFRTRCEELEREVQELQHRNEALSSLAEEAQALKDEMDVLRHSSDKVGKLEAAVDTYKKKLEDLGDLRRQVRLLEERNTVYMQRTCELEEELRKANAVRSQLETHKRQVHELHSKHSEEALKAEKWQFEFRNLKEKFEALVKEKERLIEERHSLREANEELRCIQVQQTYLSQADALLDGVSSPMDNLAAEILPTELKETIVRLQHENKMLCVQEATYRQQLAELQGQLEESNRTKNRLETQQRLHQQQISELKAQVEELQKALQEQGTKAEDSCLLKRKLEEHLEKLHQAHSELQKKREYIEDLEPKADSTNARKINELQECLKKKDEDMKAMEERYKRYMDKACTVIKTLHPKQQPSKAPPEIQALKNQLQEKEVKIHHLETNLEKTRSQREQEEKLIISAWYNTGMALHQQATEERSATSSSAQSFLAQQRQATNARRGHLGRTQPLLAKYGDKPPQLH